ACCGTCATCTTCCCCTCTTTTTTCTTCGTCAATCCAGCTGAATATTTCAACTGTCTCAACTTCGATAGGAAACTCAACATCTTCCCATGTGCGAGCACAAGGTAGTGTTAACGTTGCTGTCACAGTTAGCTGACAAGTCATTTGCGATGCACCGAATGTACATAGCCCTTTTACATGAACGGGCGAAATTGCTCGAATATCCTGGTTTCGCTCCATCACCTCATCCAATTGGACATAGGTATCGATCGGCATTCCGTCTTGACGGTATTTAGATAATTGATGAATTGACCATTTCATTCGTTTAATCACCTCGAGACAACACTGTTGATTATATAATGTGTAAAAATAGATGTCAAGATAATTTCTTGTCACCACTCGAAAACCCACCTATAATTAAGTACATCTAATTTGTATTTAGCCTCTTGTCGTAACCGACAGTAAATCATCAGTAGCTATAAGCAAAATTTCAGATAGAGGCACTGTAACACTATTTGTAGCATCTTGACTGGTCAAAATCAAGATGCGAGAAAAATATAAATAAAGGGGGTTTTACATGTGAAAGCAGTCGGCATTGTTGTTGAATACAATCCTTTTCATAATGGACATGCTTATCATTTGGAACAGGCAAAAAAAGTAGCGCAAGCGGATATAGCAATCGCTGTGATGAGCGGGACATTTTTGCAGCGCGGTGAACCGGCCATGGTAGATAAATGGACACGTACAAAAATGGCACTCGCTAGCGGTGTGGATATTGTTATTGAGCTACCGTATGTCTATAGTACCGCACCTGCAACTGATTTCGCAAAGGGGGCGATTTCATTATTGTCGGCAATCCGCTGTGATGCATTTGCCTTTGGTAGTGAAGATGGTTCCATTCAGCCCTTTTTGAACACCTATCAGTTAATTTCGCAACACCGTACTGAATACAACTCGCTTATTAAAGAAAGTGTGCAAACAGGTGTTAGCTATCCTAAAAGCTTACATTACGCCTATGAACAGCTTTCTCAAAAGTTCCCTGCACCATACATTGATTTAGCACAACCGAACAACATACTCGGATTCCATTATATTGAAGCAGCTATGATGTTAGGGAGCAAAATTAAGCCTTTAACCATTCCTCGTATAGCAGCAGGATATCACGATGCACTACAGGAAGGGGCATCGATAGCAAGCGCAACTGGAATTCGCAAAGCGCTCGCTTCGACAGGATCTTTACAAAGTGTGCAAGAAGTACTGCCGGATGCATCTTTTCATTATTTACAAGATTGGATTTTACAATACAAGAAATTCGCTAGTTGGGAGGCTTTTTGGCCGCTCCTACAGTTTACCCTTATAAGACATAGTGCAAGCGAGTTAACACGCTATGCAGAAGTTACAGAAGGTATTGAACATGCGCTACTAAAAGCAGCTAAAACAAGTAACTCCTTTAGTAGTTTTATGGAGAAAATTAAATCTAAACGCTATACATGGACACGTCTACAACGCATGCTAACACATATTTATACTGGTTTTACAAAAGAGCAGCTAAAAAGCTTTCAAGCGCCTTCAACAATTCGCTTACTCGGTATGAGTACAAAAGGGCAAGCTTACTTAGGCGTACATAAAAAGGATTTCACATTGCCTTTAATAAGCCGAGTTGCCTCTACGAATGATGCGATGCTAGCAGTAGATATACATGCTGCTGAAGTTTATAGTTCTAGTATTGAACTAGGCGCACAGCAGGCTACATTACCAAAAGATTATCAAATGCCGCCGATACGATTTTAACGAGACGGCCTAACTTATCAATATTGATAGCTACTACCGTGGGAGAGGACACCTTAAGCTCCTTGGAAGGGGCTGGAGTATAACTTTTTATATAATAATAAGGGCATCTGTCATTATTACGCTAATGCCCTTTAATGCGCGCCCTAGTTGCTGATAGCTTAAGACAATGACTTCTGCGAGAACAGCACATAATATTAGACGCAACAGCGACAGTTACGGCTATCCTATGCCAAGCTGATAGCATCGTCGTTGCGGACATCGACAACATAGTAAAAAGTGTTAGATTGATTGTCAGCAATCTAACACTTTTTCAGTTTGACAAGTTAAAATATCACATTATTTTGGTGCTAGCTGTTTTAAATAAGCAATCGCATCATCGACTGTTTTCACAGGGACAATTTTCATTTTCGTCCCAATTTCTTTAGCCGTTTTGACAGCCGTCGCATAGTTCGATTCTAACTCAGGATATTTTGCTTTCATTTCAGGTGTAATCTCATCATCAGGTGCAAAAAATATTTCCATACCGTCACGATCGGCTGCAATAATTTTGTAGTCAATACCACCAATACGCCCAACAGAACCATCGATTAACATTTCACCAGTTCCAGCCACAGCATAGCCTTTTGTTAAATCCTCATCGATTAATTGATTTAATATTTCTAGTGTAAACATAAGCCCCGCGGAAGGTCCGCCAATATCTTCGGTTTTCATCGTAACATTTGGATTAGTTTCAATCGATTTACTCTCCGCATAAGTAATCCCTAACCCAGCTCGTTTTTCCTCTGCTTGCGGAATTTCTTTCAAGGCAATGGTTTCTTGTTGTTCCTTTTTATCGCGTA
This genomic interval from Lysinibacillus sphaericus contains the following:
- a CDS encoding YceD family protein — its product is MKWSIHQLSKYRQDGMPIDTYVQLDEVMERNQDIRAISPVHVKGLCTFGASQMTCQLTVTATLTLPCARTWEDVEFPIEVETVEIFSWIDEEKRGEDDGDIHYLDGEVIDMKPVIEELVLLEVPLQVFKENTEGQVQGGKNWSYATDEDVALHKKTDEPKVDPRLAALAKYFDQTDE
- a CDS encoding nucleotidyltransferase — its product is MKAVGIVVEYNPFHNGHAYHLEQAKKVAQADIAIAVMSGTFLQRGEPAMVDKWTRTKMALASGVDIVIELPYVYSTAPATDFAKGAISLLSAIRCDAFAFGSEDGSIQPFLNTYQLISQHRTEYNSLIKESVQTGVSYPKSLHYAYEQLSQKFPAPYIDLAQPNNILGFHYIEAAMMLGSKIKPLTIPRIAAGYHDALQEGASIASATGIRKALASTGSLQSVQEVLPDASFHYLQDWILQYKKFASWEAFWPLLQFTLIRHSASELTRYAEVTEGIEHALLKAAKTSNSFSSFMEKIKSKRYTWTRLQRMLTHIYTGFTKEQLKSFQAPSTIRLLGMSTKGQAYLGVHKKDFTLPLISRVASTNDAMLAVDIHAAEVYSSSIELGAQQATLPKDYQMPPIRF